CGGAAATGGCCGCGGCTGCGCCAGGTATCAGGATCGCTCAGCCGCGCTTCACCGCCGAACAGAGAGGCGACCTCATCGAGATCGAACCGCATGGCGGCATAAGCGGAGGCACCATGAAAAACCCCGTCATGCTCCAGCAGCGGCGGGATCACAAGCACGTCGTTGAGCTGCATGTCGAACGACCAATGGGCCACGCGATCCTCCGCCGACAGCAGCATTCCGATGATCAACTTGTCGTCGCTGGAGACACGCTGGGTGCGCATGCCGACGTTGAATGCGCCGATGCTGAGCGAGAAGTCGCCGATCCCGACATGGGACAACGTCCCGCGCAAGCGCCCGCGACCGAGCTGCATGACGTCGACATGAGAACCGTGAACGGCCTGATGAAGACCTTCGAAACCGTCCAGTCTCTTCGAATCAACCAGAAGGAATTGCCCCATAACCGTACCCTGTTACTGAAGCGCGACAATTCTGCGGCAATCAGCAGCGAAATACCACTACAACGCGAAGTGGGCGCAGCAACCCGACTTCGCGTTTTGAGGCAAACATTGTTGAAATCCGGCAGGCAAATTTTACTACAACGTGCTGTATTCTCGGGGATTTGGAGCGTGGGTCACTAAGTCTCACCGACGGCCCTACGGACTGGCACAAACTGCACATCACAGCCGTCCAATCTTCGGTTACCGTTTGCAACCTCAGCGATATCGAACGAAGGCGCTCTGTGGATAGCAGAGTGCACACGGCAGGCGTTTGCCGTGCCGGAATGCGTGCGCGCAAAGGAAAGAATTGTTGACGCAATGACGCGTCGTCGTCTGCCCGAGCGCCAAAAAGAGGGACCAGACAATGCGTCCGATCTGCCTGATAACGTGCCGTCGCCTGCCAATGTCTGCGCCTTAGCGTCGGGGGAATTCGCGTATCGGAGTCCCACCCATGCTACGGGCTGATCTGGATCACTGCGAGTGGTTGCCGGACGATACGAAGACCGGCGAGATGGTCTTCATTCCCGGCGGGACGTTTCGCATGGGGTCCGACCATCATTATCCCGAGGAGGCGCCGAGCCATCGCGTCTGCGTCGACGGCTTTTGGATCGACCGTACGCCTGTGACCGTCGAGCAGTTCAAGCAATTCGTCGACGCAACAGGCCATATCACTGAAGCGGAGATCGTTCCTGACGCGAAGGACTATCCCGGCGCGTTGAAGGAGATGCTCTACGCGGGATCGCTGGTGTTCTCGCCGCTACCTGATATCAGCGATCTCACCGACTGGAGCCAGTGGTGGTCGTTCATGCGCGGCGCCAATTGGCGCCATCCCTACGGCCCCGGCAGCAACCTCAAAGGCCTCGACGACCATCCCGTCGTCCACGTCTCCTATAGCGATGCGGCGGCCTATGCGCGCTGGGCCAGCAAGGACCTGCCGACCGAAGCCGAATGGGAGTTCGCTGCGCGCGGCGGCCTCGAGGGGGAAGAGTTTGCCTGGGGCGACG
This genomic interval from Bradyrhizobium guangzhouense contains the following:
- a CDS encoding formylglycine-generating enzyme family protein, with the protein product MLRADLDHCEWLPDDTKTGEMVFIPGGTFRMGSDHHYPEEAPSHRVCVDGFWIDRTPVTVEQFKQFVDATGHITEAEIVPDAKDYPGALKEMLYAGSLVFSPLPDISDLTDWSQWWSFMRGANWRHPYGPGSNLKGLDDHPVVHVSYSDAAAYARWASKDLPTEAEWEFAARGGLEGEEFAWGDALMPGGKHMANIWQGNFPVQNLGEDGYERTSPVMAFPPNGYGLYDMIGNVWEWTSDWWSDRHSPDAAKPCCIPLNPRGGRENSSYDPRLPDIRIPRKVLKGGSHLCAPNYCRRYRPAARHAEPVDTSTSHVGFRCVVRVRLLRTQQERPAET